Genomic segment of Melanotaenia boesemani isolate fMelBoe1 chromosome 10, fMelBoe1.pri, whole genome shotgun sequence:
AAACTGTGGTATTGTCTCACATCCTTCCCCAGGTACAATGCTGAGACCAACGAGTTGATCAATGAGGAACTTGGCATCGCTTATCCCATCGTTGACGGCATTCCCAATATGATCCCTCAGGAGGCCAGGCTCCTACAGAAAGACGCAGACACTTCCAATAAACCTGCACAATAACTCAAATCACAACACCCTCAGCCGTAAGAAAGAAACAGACTGAATACTGGCAAATTAAATGTGTTGGACTGAATAAGACACAGGCACTAGATTATTTCTTGTTGCATTCTAGCAAAAGTAGATGTGATACATCactagatttttattttatttgtaagttACAGTAGAAGAAATCTGTCAGAATGTTCTCCCTGTCCATGATGGTGGGACTGATCCCCATAGTGTctctgtttggtttgttttactcTGCCGCTGTGGATGACAACTTCCCACAGGGCTGCACCAGCAGCACCAGTCTGTGTTTCTACAGCCTGCTGTTGCCAGTCACAATCCCCGTCTACGTCTTCTTCCACCTCTGGAGCTGGATGGGGATCAAACTCTTCAGACATAACTAGACTGTTCTCAGAAATGTTCACAGAAGTACTGATGCTGTAATAAAGCTCTTCTTAGCAGTTTTTCGTCATTTTGTTACTTGATACCAGTAAGGTATAAATATATTactcacaacacacacacgtgtCAGTGCAGAAAACTAAACTCCTGTTGTAAATGGATGGCTGTGCAAGAATGGAAAGTTACATCTATGCTTCTATGGggattaaataaatgaaccTTAAATGAATATTTGGGTAATCCAGAAATGATCATTCTTAGACTTCCAAACAAtgtagaaatgtaaataaataaataacctttaATTGATAAGACCATTTTCACAGAACAAAGCCATGAACAATTTGATGTCagttttgtgaaataaaaaaaatgaaaat
This window contains:
- the LOC121648092 gene encoding phosphatidylinositol N-acetylglucosaminyltransferase subunit Y-like yields the protein MFSLSMMVGLIPIVSLFGLFYSAAVDDNFPQGCTSSTSLCFYSLLLPVTIPVYVFFHLWSWMGIKLFRHN